Proteins encoded by one window of Rhea pennata isolate bPtePen1 chromosome 11, bPtePen1.pri, whole genome shotgun sequence:
- the SHROOM4 gene encoding protein Shroom4 isoform X2 codes for MERAEGRPGAAQYVHVELQGGAPWGFTLRGGLEHGEPLIVSKVEDGGKAALSRKLQPGDELVNISGTPLYGSRQEALILIKGSYRTLKMIVRRRNVPVLRPHSWHVAKLSELRPDATAMHCPTDTFSLSWPSGCDVSTDKSSSIGSMESLDQPSQAYYEGNPSPVDQGLYHNKRDSAYSSFSASSNTSDCALSLRPEETSSTDSILQGLAPCKHPDGRYLQTGADGAESPSRANRHPEQCPRDSSPAGSWRVPAPPQPPVRRDSLRASPAGGVERRRASMPADSLQNKCRWISDTFLCQRDKDLEGSCGHMPGVYPGHAKDRLSSEQYYMLSSQPEHCPANTEQLLVESVEHVHGDRPYEDGGGPPMPDARPDVAGDGQSLAPLGCHAPHRHSAPEQLLASQLRCLQVGAGSSGRASPASPAHDGHRWTLSPLHAEHRLEGNRAPGAGDTGAAETPGGCVADTPRCQETYRRLPPYRCCPELPRACGHSDEPASGGLTPAHSVETLAEEEGKEGRAGGRRAGAPHHRSAQMRRRSDRFATNLRNEIQRRKAQLQKSRGSAALLRGEERVEEADEVAEPGCAEGPRARAERLSPMPSEDGRRPACAGSRDAAGPELAPVPKGLPSPEREGQRSAPVGRGRWRWSPERKLQPQRSPSPGEPEGYGKGQEVPGSPLRADDEAVLLPFADRRRFFEESSRPLPARRAQPSTYRAKAGESNAFQPVGAEHRDSRRLSLDQPYGPPSPARPGSTGLYAECCREQPAYYEPLARHREFEYLRAIPYAYGGPGPVRREPCHYCSGDMCPSLLPHGYRCPPPPSWTRCSDCYCPSSHAAREESDAWPPRKAFAPEFPLDEWEPPAINRKTSQSVSELSRYRLGFPRFGPFRPCFETAEQEWPPCYRATSTHDLSWDGERPAHSPESPPEPPQRPLRGRAFSESHLNLQPPSPRGRDRRDLPCAKLEQPKKKGPPPPRPPPPNWEKYRPRRPSHQQLCPPGGPGPGGAAALEQPRALSRGAAEVARERSRSLPLEQVGRPRGHGTEPAERPGAHLHGPSSLRRTPEPDAGADDFCRLDEAGEERAKAGACWEKEEQPQWLGRSWDRAWAGPCGTAPEEPEASPEMPEGAGRRPQPRRVDSEELMWDVAGRDRSLAGILVPPAALVTAAELMGELLAVGDRRAWKERFQPEWRPEATAQERLEAEPTSPPSGGPASPTSYSAYYNTSAGKAELLNKMKDLPEVAEGSSEDDEVDHELVEKKMQLIESLSRKLSVLQEAQRGLQEDISANGALGEDLAARLQALCTPGEFDKYRLFVGDLDKVVNLLLSLSGRLARVENALNSLGPHASAEDKLALREKKRQLAAQLEDAKELKEHVGRREKAVGAMVARYLRDEHLQDYQHFVKMKSALITEQRELEEKIKLGQEQLRCLRESLGQAPMGC; via the exons ATGGAGCGGGCCGAgggccggcccggcgccgcgcagtACGTGCATGTGGAGCTGCAGGGCGGCGCGCCCTGGGGCTTCACGCTGCGCGGCGGGCTGGAGCACGGCGAGCCCCTCATCGTCTCCAAG GTGGAGGACGGTGGGAAGGCAGCCCTGTCCCGCAAGCTGCAGCCGGGCGATGAGCTGGTGAACATCAGCGGGACCCCGCTGTACGGCTCCCGCCAGGAGGCCCTCATCCTCATCAAGGGCTCCTACCGCACCCTGAAGATGATCGTCCGCAG GAGGAACGTGCCCGTTCTCCGGCCCCATTCCTGGCATGTGGCCAAGCTCTCCGAGCTCCGTCCCGACGCCACTGCCATGCACTGCCCCACTGACACCTTCAGCCTCTCCTGGCCCTCGGGATGTGATGTCAG CACGGACAAGAGCAGCTCCATTGGGAGCATGGAGAGCCTGGACCAACCCAGCCAGGCCTACTACGAAGGGAACCCCTCGCCCGTTGACCAGGGCCTGTACCACAACAAGCGGGACTCGGCCTACAGCTCCTTCTCCGCCAGCTCCAACACCTCCGACTGCGCCCTCTCCCTCCGTCCCGAGGAGACGTCTTCCACCGACTCTATCCTCCAGGGCCTGGCCCCCTGCAAGCACCCGGACGGGCGCTACCTCCAGACGGGTGCCGACGGTGCGGAGTCACCCAGCCGTGCCAACCGGCATCCCGAGCAGTGCCCACGTGACAGCAGCCCGGCTGGATCCTGGCGAGTGCCAGCGCCTCCCCAGCCGCCGGTGAGGAGAGACAGCCTCCGAGCGTCCCCGGCCGGTGGTGTGGAGCGGCGCAGGGCGTCCATGCCGGCTGACTCCCTGCAGAACAAGTGCAGGTGGATCTCCGACACCTTCCTGTGCCAGCGTGACAAGGACCTGGAAGGCTCCTGTGGGCACATGCCAGGGGTGTATCCTGGGCATGCGAAGGACCGTCTCTCCTCTGAGCAGTATTACATGCTGAGCTCCCAGCCGGAGCACTGCCCAGCCAACACGGAGCAGCTCCTGGTGGAGAGTGTGGAGCATGTGCATGGGGACCGGCCATACGAGGATGGTGGCGGGCCCCCAATGCCGGACGCCAGGCCAGACGTGGCAGGTGACGGCCAGTCACTGGCTCCCCTCGGCTGCCACGCGCCGCACCGGCACAGCGCCCCGGAGCAGCTGCTGGCCTCCCAGCTGCGTTGCCTGCAGGTGGGGGCGGGCAGCAGCGGGCGAGCCTCACCAGCCTCGCCAGCCCATGATGGGCACCGCTGGACGCTGTCCCCGCTGCACGCCGAGCACCGGCTGGAGGGCAACCGTGCACCAGGCGCTGGGGACACGGGGGCCGCCGAGACGCCCGGGGGCTGTGTCGCTGACACCCCACGCTGCCAAGAGACATACCGTCGCCTGCCACCCTACCGCTGCTGCCCGGAGCTGCCGCGAGCCTGCGGGCACAGCGACGAGCCAGCCAGCGGCGGCCTGACGCCCGCTCACAGCGTGGAGACGCtggcggaggaggagggcaaggagggccgggcggggggccggcgaGCGGGCGCCCCTCACCACCGCTCGGCTCAGATGCGGCGCCGCAGCGACCGCTTCGCCACCAACCTGCGCAACGAGATCCAGCGGCGCAaagcccagctgcagaagagcagggGCTCCGCGGCGCTGCTGCGTGGCGAGGAGCGTGTGGAGGAGGCTGATGAGGTGGCGGAGCCCGGCTGCGCGGAGGGGCCACGGGCCCGAGCGGAGCGCCTGAGCCCCATGCCGAGTGAGGACGGCCGGCGTCCCGCCTGCGCGGGCAGCCGTGATGCCGCTGGCCCCGAGCTGGCGCCCGTCCCCAAAGGGCTGCCGTCCCCCGAGCGCGAGGGGCAGCGGTCGGCGCCGGTGGGCAGGGGACGCTGGCGTTGGTCCCCTGAGCGCAAGCTGCAGCCGCAGCGGTCCCCGAGCCCTGGTGAGCCAGAGGGCTACGGCAAGGGGCAGGAGGTGCCGGGGTCGCCGCTGCGGGCCGACGATGAGGCTGTCCTGCTGCCCTTCGCTGACCGGCGCAGGTTCTTCGAAGAGAGCAGCAGGCCCTTGCCTGCCCGGCGTGCCCAGCCCAGCACCTACCGGGCCAAGGCGGGCGAGTCCAATGCCTTCCAGCCTGTGGGCGCCGAACACCGTGACTCCCGGCGCCTGTCCCTCGACCAGCCGTACGGGCCGCCCTCACCTGCTCGGCCCGGCTCCACTGGCCTGTACGCCGAGTGCTGCCGGGAGCAGCCCGCCTACTACGAGCCGCTGGCGCGGCACAGGGAGTTCGAGTACCTGCGGGCCATCCCGTATGCCTATGGGGGCCCGGGCCCCGTGCGCCGCGAGCCCTGCCACTACTGCTCCGGTGACATGTGTCCCTCGCTGCTGCCCCACGGCTaccgctgcccgccgccgccttcctGGACGCGCTGCTCCGACTGCTACTGCCCGTCCTCCCACGCTGCGCGGGAGGAGAGCGATGCCTGGCCGCCCCGGAAAGCCTTCGCTCCG GAATTTCCTCTGGACGAGTGGGAGCCGCCGGCAATAAACAGGAAAACCAGTCAGTCCGTGAG CGAGCTCTCCCGCTACAGACTGGGCTTCCCGAGGTTCGGCCCCTTCCGCCCCTGCTTCGAGACCGCTGAGCAGGAGTGGCCGCCGTGCTACCGGGCCACGTCCACGCACGACCTCTCGTGGGATGGCGAGCGGCCGGCCCACTCCCCTGAGAGCCCCCCAGAgcccccgcagcgcccgctGCGGGGCAGAGCCTTCTCCGAGAGCCATCTCAACCTGCAGCCTcccagcccccggggccgggaCAGGAGGGACCTGCCCTGTGCCAAGCTGGAGCAGCCCAAAAAGAagggcccgccgcccccccggcctccGCCCCCCAACTGGGAGAAGTACAGGCCGCGGCGGCCTTcgcaccagcagctctgcccgCCAGGCGGCCCAGGGCCTGgtggggccgcggcgctggagCAGCCGCGGGCGCTATCCCGTGGCGCGGCCGAGGTGGCGCGGGAGCGCTCGCGGAGCCTCCCGCTGGAGCAGGTGGGCAGGCCCCGTGGGCACGGCACCGAGCCGGCGGAGCGCCCCGGCGCCCACCTCCACGGCCCCAGCTCGCTCCGGAGGACGCCGGAGCCCGATGCCGGCGCTGATGACTTCTGCAG GTTGGACGAGGCTGGCGAGGAGCGGGCGAAGGCCGGAGCctgctgggagaaggaggagcagCCCCAGTGGCTCGGCCGGAGCTGGGACCGGGCCTGGGCCGGCCCCTGTGGCACAG CCCCCGAGGAGCCGGAGGCAAGCCCGGAGATGCCGGAGGGAGCAGGccgccggccccagccccgccgTGTCGACTCGGAGGAGCTGATGTGGGATGTGGCAGGCCGGGACCGCTCCCTCGCCGGCATCCTCGTGCCGCCAGCCGCCCTCGTCACCGCCGCCGAGCTCATGGGCGAGCTGTTGGCCGTGGGCGACCGCCGAGCCTGGAAGGAGCGTTTCCAGCCGGAGTGGCGCCCGGAGGCCACAGCGCAGGAGAG GCTGGAGGCAGAACCCACCTCGCCACCCTCCGGGGGTCCCGCCAGCCCCACATCCTACTCTGCCTATTACAACACTTCGGCGGGCAAAGCTGAGCTGCTCAACAAGATGAAGGACCTGCCGGAGGTGGCGGAGGGGAGCTCGGAGGATGATGAGGTCGATCACGAGCTGGTGGAGAAGAAG ATGCAGCTGATCGAGAGCCTGAGCCGGAAGCTATCGGTGCTGCAGGAGGCGCAGCGGGGGCTGCAGGAGGACATCAGCGCCAATGGGGCGCTGGGGGAGGACTTGGCAGCCCGCCTGCAGGCCCTCTGCACGCCCGGCGAGTTTGACAAGTACCGCCTCTTCGTGGGCGACCTGGATAAGGTGGTGAACCTGCTGCTCTCACTCTCGGGGCGCCTGGCCCGTGTGGAGAACGCGCTCAACAGCCTGGGGCCACACGCCTCCGCCGAGGACAAG CTGGCCCTGCGGGAGAAGAAGCGGCAGCTGGCAGCGCAGCTGGAGGATGCCAAGGAGCTGAAGGAGCACGTGGGGCGGCGGGAGAAAGCGGTGGGTGCCATGGTGGCGCGGTACCTGCGCGACGAGCACCTCCAGGACTACCAGCACTTTGTCAAGATGAAGTCGGCCCTCATCACTGAgcagagggagctggaggagaagaTCAAACTGGGCCAGGAGCAGCTCCGCTGCCTCCGGGAGAGTCTAGGCCAGGCCCCCATGGGCTGTTAG
- the SHROOM4 gene encoding protein Shroom4 isoform X1, with translation MERAEGRPGAAQYVHVELQGGAPWGFTLRGGLEHGEPLIVSKVEDGGKAALSRKLQPGDELVNISGTPLYGSRQEALILIKGSYRTLKMIVRRRNVPVLRPHSWHVAKLSELRPDATAMHCPTDTFSLSWPSGCDVRELSLQWNLLSRHCSTDKSSSIGSMESLDQPSQAYYEGNPSPVDQGLYHNKRDSAYSSFSASSNTSDCALSLRPEETSSTDSILQGLAPCKHPDGRYLQTGADGAESPSRANRHPEQCPRDSSPAGSWRVPAPPQPPVRRDSLRASPAGGVERRRASMPADSLQNKCRWISDTFLCQRDKDLEGSCGHMPGVYPGHAKDRLSSEQYYMLSSQPEHCPANTEQLLVESVEHVHGDRPYEDGGGPPMPDARPDVAGDGQSLAPLGCHAPHRHSAPEQLLASQLRCLQVGAGSSGRASPASPAHDGHRWTLSPLHAEHRLEGNRAPGAGDTGAAETPGGCVADTPRCQETYRRLPPYRCCPELPRACGHSDEPASGGLTPAHSVETLAEEEGKEGRAGGRRAGAPHHRSAQMRRRSDRFATNLRNEIQRRKAQLQKSRGSAALLRGEERVEEADEVAEPGCAEGPRARAERLSPMPSEDGRRPACAGSRDAAGPELAPVPKGLPSPEREGQRSAPVGRGRWRWSPERKLQPQRSPSPGEPEGYGKGQEVPGSPLRADDEAVLLPFADRRRFFEESSRPLPARRAQPSTYRAKAGESNAFQPVGAEHRDSRRLSLDQPYGPPSPARPGSTGLYAECCREQPAYYEPLARHREFEYLRAIPYAYGGPGPVRREPCHYCSGDMCPSLLPHGYRCPPPPSWTRCSDCYCPSSHAAREESDAWPPRKAFAPEFPLDEWEPPAINRKTSQSVSELSRYRLGFPRFGPFRPCFETAEQEWPPCYRATSTHDLSWDGERPAHSPESPPEPPQRPLRGRAFSESHLNLQPPSPRGRDRRDLPCAKLEQPKKKGPPPPRPPPPNWEKYRPRRPSHQQLCPPGGPGPGGAAALEQPRALSRGAAEVARERSRSLPLEQVGRPRGHGTEPAERPGAHLHGPSSLRRTPEPDAGADDFCRLDEAGEERAKAGACWEKEEQPQWLGRSWDRAWAGPCGTAPEEPEASPEMPEGAGRRPQPRRVDSEELMWDVAGRDRSLAGILVPPAALVTAAELMGELLAVGDRRAWKERFQPEWRPEATAQERLEAEPTSPPSGGPASPTSYSAYYNTSAGKAELLNKMKDLPEVAEGSSEDDEVDHELVEKKMQLIESLSRKLSVLQEAQRGLQEDISANGALGEDLAARLQALCTPGEFDKYRLFVGDLDKVVNLLLSLSGRLARVENALNSLGPHASAEDKLALREKKRQLAAQLEDAKELKEHVGRREKAVGAMVARYLRDEHLQDYQHFVKMKSALITEQRELEEKIKLGQEQLRCLRESLGQAPMGC, from the exons ATGGAGCGGGCCGAgggccggcccggcgccgcgcagtACGTGCATGTGGAGCTGCAGGGCGGCGCGCCCTGGGGCTTCACGCTGCGCGGCGGGCTGGAGCACGGCGAGCCCCTCATCGTCTCCAAG GTGGAGGACGGTGGGAAGGCAGCCCTGTCCCGCAAGCTGCAGCCGGGCGATGAGCTGGTGAACATCAGCGGGACCCCGCTGTACGGCTCCCGCCAGGAGGCCCTCATCCTCATCAAGGGCTCCTACCGCACCCTGAAGATGATCGTCCGCAG GAGGAACGTGCCCGTTCTCCGGCCCCATTCCTGGCATGTGGCCAAGCTCTCCGAGCTCCGTCCCGACGCCACTGCCATGCACTGCCCCACTGACACCTTCAGCCTCTCCTGGCCCTCGGGATGTGATGTCAG AGAGCTGTCGCTGCAGTGGAACCTGCTGTCCCGGCACTGCAGCACGGACAAGAGCAGCTCCATTGGGAGCATGGAGAGCCTGGACCAACCCAGCCAGGCCTACTACGAAGGGAACCCCTCGCCCGTTGACCAGGGCCTGTACCACAACAAGCGGGACTCGGCCTACAGCTCCTTCTCCGCCAGCTCCAACACCTCCGACTGCGCCCTCTCCCTCCGTCCCGAGGAGACGTCTTCCACCGACTCTATCCTCCAGGGCCTGGCCCCCTGCAAGCACCCGGACGGGCGCTACCTCCAGACGGGTGCCGACGGTGCGGAGTCACCCAGCCGTGCCAACCGGCATCCCGAGCAGTGCCCACGTGACAGCAGCCCGGCTGGATCCTGGCGAGTGCCAGCGCCTCCCCAGCCGCCGGTGAGGAGAGACAGCCTCCGAGCGTCCCCGGCCGGTGGTGTGGAGCGGCGCAGGGCGTCCATGCCGGCTGACTCCCTGCAGAACAAGTGCAGGTGGATCTCCGACACCTTCCTGTGCCAGCGTGACAAGGACCTGGAAGGCTCCTGTGGGCACATGCCAGGGGTGTATCCTGGGCATGCGAAGGACCGTCTCTCCTCTGAGCAGTATTACATGCTGAGCTCCCAGCCGGAGCACTGCCCAGCCAACACGGAGCAGCTCCTGGTGGAGAGTGTGGAGCATGTGCATGGGGACCGGCCATACGAGGATGGTGGCGGGCCCCCAATGCCGGACGCCAGGCCAGACGTGGCAGGTGACGGCCAGTCACTGGCTCCCCTCGGCTGCCACGCGCCGCACCGGCACAGCGCCCCGGAGCAGCTGCTGGCCTCCCAGCTGCGTTGCCTGCAGGTGGGGGCGGGCAGCAGCGGGCGAGCCTCACCAGCCTCGCCAGCCCATGATGGGCACCGCTGGACGCTGTCCCCGCTGCACGCCGAGCACCGGCTGGAGGGCAACCGTGCACCAGGCGCTGGGGACACGGGGGCCGCCGAGACGCCCGGGGGCTGTGTCGCTGACACCCCACGCTGCCAAGAGACATACCGTCGCCTGCCACCCTACCGCTGCTGCCCGGAGCTGCCGCGAGCCTGCGGGCACAGCGACGAGCCAGCCAGCGGCGGCCTGACGCCCGCTCACAGCGTGGAGACGCtggcggaggaggagggcaaggagggccgggcggggggccggcgaGCGGGCGCCCCTCACCACCGCTCGGCTCAGATGCGGCGCCGCAGCGACCGCTTCGCCACCAACCTGCGCAACGAGATCCAGCGGCGCAaagcccagctgcagaagagcagggGCTCCGCGGCGCTGCTGCGTGGCGAGGAGCGTGTGGAGGAGGCTGATGAGGTGGCGGAGCCCGGCTGCGCGGAGGGGCCACGGGCCCGAGCGGAGCGCCTGAGCCCCATGCCGAGTGAGGACGGCCGGCGTCCCGCCTGCGCGGGCAGCCGTGATGCCGCTGGCCCCGAGCTGGCGCCCGTCCCCAAAGGGCTGCCGTCCCCCGAGCGCGAGGGGCAGCGGTCGGCGCCGGTGGGCAGGGGACGCTGGCGTTGGTCCCCTGAGCGCAAGCTGCAGCCGCAGCGGTCCCCGAGCCCTGGTGAGCCAGAGGGCTACGGCAAGGGGCAGGAGGTGCCGGGGTCGCCGCTGCGGGCCGACGATGAGGCTGTCCTGCTGCCCTTCGCTGACCGGCGCAGGTTCTTCGAAGAGAGCAGCAGGCCCTTGCCTGCCCGGCGTGCCCAGCCCAGCACCTACCGGGCCAAGGCGGGCGAGTCCAATGCCTTCCAGCCTGTGGGCGCCGAACACCGTGACTCCCGGCGCCTGTCCCTCGACCAGCCGTACGGGCCGCCCTCACCTGCTCGGCCCGGCTCCACTGGCCTGTACGCCGAGTGCTGCCGGGAGCAGCCCGCCTACTACGAGCCGCTGGCGCGGCACAGGGAGTTCGAGTACCTGCGGGCCATCCCGTATGCCTATGGGGGCCCGGGCCCCGTGCGCCGCGAGCCCTGCCACTACTGCTCCGGTGACATGTGTCCCTCGCTGCTGCCCCACGGCTaccgctgcccgccgccgccttcctGGACGCGCTGCTCCGACTGCTACTGCCCGTCCTCCCACGCTGCGCGGGAGGAGAGCGATGCCTGGCCGCCCCGGAAAGCCTTCGCTCCG GAATTTCCTCTGGACGAGTGGGAGCCGCCGGCAATAAACAGGAAAACCAGTCAGTCCGTGAG CGAGCTCTCCCGCTACAGACTGGGCTTCCCGAGGTTCGGCCCCTTCCGCCCCTGCTTCGAGACCGCTGAGCAGGAGTGGCCGCCGTGCTACCGGGCCACGTCCACGCACGACCTCTCGTGGGATGGCGAGCGGCCGGCCCACTCCCCTGAGAGCCCCCCAGAgcccccgcagcgcccgctGCGGGGCAGAGCCTTCTCCGAGAGCCATCTCAACCTGCAGCCTcccagcccccggggccgggaCAGGAGGGACCTGCCCTGTGCCAAGCTGGAGCAGCCCAAAAAGAagggcccgccgcccccccggcctccGCCCCCCAACTGGGAGAAGTACAGGCCGCGGCGGCCTTcgcaccagcagctctgcccgCCAGGCGGCCCAGGGCCTGgtggggccgcggcgctggagCAGCCGCGGGCGCTATCCCGTGGCGCGGCCGAGGTGGCGCGGGAGCGCTCGCGGAGCCTCCCGCTGGAGCAGGTGGGCAGGCCCCGTGGGCACGGCACCGAGCCGGCGGAGCGCCCCGGCGCCCACCTCCACGGCCCCAGCTCGCTCCGGAGGACGCCGGAGCCCGATGCCGGCGCTGATGACTTCTGCAG GTTGGACGAGGCTGGCGAGGAGCGGGCGAAGGCCGGAGCctgctgggagaaggaggagcagCCCCAGTGGCTCGGCCGGAGCTGGGACCGGGCCTGGGCCGGCCCCTGTGGCACAG CCCCCGAGGAGCCGGAGGCAAGCCCGGAGATGCCGGAGGGAGCAGGccgccggccccagccccgccgTGTCGACTCGGAGGAGCTGATGTGGGATGTGGCAGGCCGGGACCGCTCCCTCGCCGGCATCCTCGTGCCGCCAGCCGCCCTCGTCACCGCCGCCGAGCTCATGGGCGAGCTGTTGGCCGTGGGCGACCGCCGAGCCTGGAAGGAGCGTTTCCAGCCGGAGTGGCGCCCGGAGGCCACAGCGCAGGAGAG GCTGGAGGCAGAACCCACCTCGCCACCCTCCGGGGGTCCCGCCAGCCCCACATCCTACTCTGCCTATTACAACACTTCGGCGGGCAAAGCTGAGCTGCTCAACAAGATGAAGGACCTGCCGGAGGTGGCGGAGGGGAGCTCGGAGGATGATGAGGTCGATCACGAGCTGGTGGAGAAGAAG ATGCAGCTGATCGAGAGCCTGAGCCGGAAGCTATCGGTGCTGCAGGAGGCGCAGCGGGGGCTGCAGGAGGACATCAGCGCCAATGGGGCGCTGGGGGAGGACTTGGCAGCCCGCCTGCAGGCCCTCTGCACGCCCGGCGAGTTTGACAAGTACCGCCTCTTCGTGGGCGACCTGGATAAGGTGGTGAACCTGCTGCTCTCACTCTCGGGGCGCCTGGCCCGTGTGGAGAACGCGCTCAACAGCCTGGGGCCACACGCCTCCGCCGAGGACAAG CTGGCCCTGCGGGAGAAGAAGCGGCAGCTGGCAGCGCAGCTGGAGGATGCCAAGGAGCTGAAGGAGCACGTGGGGCGGCGGGAGAAAGCGGTGGGTGCCATGGTGGCGCGGTACCTGCGCGACGAGCACCTCCAGGACTACCAGCACTTTGTCAAGATGAAGTCGGCCCTCATCACTGAgcagagggagctggaggagaagaTCAAACTGGGCCAGGAGCAGCTCCGCTGCCTCCGGGAGAGTCTAGGCCAGGCCCCCATGGGCTGTTAG